One genomic segment of Musa acuminata AAA Group cultivar baxijiao chromosome BXJ3-3, Cavendish_Baxijiao_AAA, whole genome shotgun sequence includes these proteins:
- the LOC135633063 gene encoding UPF0481 protein At3g47200-like: protein MPCHRAMRETSAAEMQVVIRVDEAAVSSMRKKLEATSLEDRHAEQATIFRVPHNIRAIDSLAYEPKIVSLGPYHADNERLGAWDGLKWRYFKKFLNRNPNKHLCDYLEEVEMLALAARTAYSEKLGMDPAKFVEMMLLDCCFVVELLLVQMEEKQQAEMRMGPKWQEASSTFEQDPMISAWRWALPLLAHDVMMLENQLPLVVLRSLLELASPGASLKEPLDYFFRNFPLTINIEKITDDNIKNSPHLLHLFHTCIVPPKSMIAKKSGKDSRPSHTPMPCARELREARVKFVKKEAASFLDISFRGNKMEIPQVWVDDETNSLLRNLIALEQCYPRAGIYVTTYAWFMDRIIDTPMDVALLRQHKIIENGLGSDEDVADVFNKLGKEVIMDLQACYLSDLGQAVTKHCDNKCNRRWASLNHNYLTSPWAIISVFAAILLFLLTIIQTIFSVLSYIKQS, encoded by the coding sequence ATGCCGTGCCATCGAGCCATGAGGGAGACGAGTGCTGCGGAAATGCAGGTGGTGATACGCGTGGACGAGGCGGCGGTGAGCTCCATGAGGAAGAAGTTGGAAGCCACATCGTTGGAAGACCGGCACGCCGAGCAGGCGACGATCTTCAGAGTCCCACACAACATTCGAGCGATCGATAGCTTGGCGTACGAGCCAAAGATCGTCTCCCTCGGCCCCTACCACGCTGACAACGAACGCCTGGGAGCCTGGGACGGCCTCAAATGGCGCTACTTCAAGAAGTTCCTGAACCGGAACCCCAACAAACACTTGTGTGACTACCTCGAGGAGGTCGAGATGTTGGCGCTAGCAGCACGCACTGCGTACTCGGAGAAACTGGGCATGGATCCCGCCAAATTCGTGGAGATGATGCTGCTCGACTGCTGCTTCGTGGTCGAGTTGTTGCTCGTACAGATGGAGGAGAAGCAGCAAGCGGAGATGCGAATGGGTCCGAAGTGGCAAGAGGCAAGTTCGACGTTCGAACAGGATCCGATGATAAGTGCATGGCGGTGGGCTCTGCCATTACTCGCACATGACGTGATGATGCTCGAAAACCAGCTTCCTCTCGTCGTCCTTCGGAGTTTGCTGGAGCTGGCTTCCCCAGGTGCTTCCCTGAAGGAACCCCTGGACTACTTCTTCCGGAATTTTCCTCTGACCATAAACATCGAGAAAATCACCGACGATAACATCAAGAATTCTCCCCACCTTCTTCATCTTTTCCACACCTGCATTGTGCCGCCGAAGAGCATGATCGCAAAGAAGAGTGGAAAGGATAGCCGGCCCTCACACACCCCGATGCCGTGCGCCAGAGAGCTCCGGGAGGCCAGGGTAAAGTTCGTGAAGAAGGAAGCCGCGAGCTTCCTGGACATCAGTTTCCGCGGGAACAAGATGGAGATACCGCAGGTGTGGGTGGACGACGAGACCAACTCCCTCCTCCGGAACCTCATCGCGTTGGAGCAGTGCTACCCCCGGGCGGGCATCTACGTCACCACGTACGCCTGGTTCATGGACCGCATCATCGACACGCCCATGGACGTGGCGTTACTCCGACAGCACAAGATCATCGAGAACGGCCTGGGCAGCGACGAAGACGTCGCCGATGTCTTCAACAAGCTCGGCAAGGAGGTCATCATGGACTTGCAGGCGTGCTATCTCTCGGACCTCGGGCAGGCCGTGACGAAGCACTGCGACAACAAATGCAACCGCCGTTGGGCGTCGCTGAACCACAACTACTTGACCAGTCCATGGGCGATCATCTCGGTTTTCGCTGCCATTCTGCTCTTCCTTCTCACCATAATCCAGACTATTTTCTCGGTTCTAAGTTACATCAAACAGTCCTAA